Genomic segment of Triticum aestivum cultivar Chinese Spring chromosome 6A, IWGSC CS RefSeq v2.1, whole genome shotgun sequence:
TTTGGCCGTTTGTGTTTTATTTATAGAGAGTGAACGTCTGTTTTGAGATCTTTCGGCTTTTCTGTGTCTTCGACCAAAGTTAAGTATTGAAGCAGAGTTTTGGTACACCTAGAGACTAATCTTTTAGAGTTAACTTGTGAGATGAGAGGGTGAGGCCTGCAACATAATTCAGGGGTAATTAGTGAAAGGTTAGGGGTGGGATTAATCTTCCGTGGGAATATCGTTCATAAGTATAGTTTTTTCAAGTAAAACAAAAGTGAGATGACATTTCCATTTTTTCCATGTAAAATGGGAACTTTTTCGGTACGACCAAACAAAGCCGGATTGCGAACCAACCAGTGGTTGGGTGATTAGGAGGACACTGGTATCCTCAGTCACCAGGGCTCAAGCTTCAAAGTTGACATCAGTGCTTgcatttttttggatttattttaagCTTTTGGGGTCGACTACGTGGTGTTTGTGGTGACTTGGTCAATCTCAAGATGTTATGACTGCTCAGTCTATTGGAGGTGCTCATAGGAATGCGTTGTGTATGTGCGTTTATATGGATAAGTTTATGCTCGTGTATGTGAGCAACTTCGGTTGTGCTGTTCTCTCAAAAAACCTCAAAAAAACTTCGATTGTGATGTGTTAAAAAAAAACAAAGCCGGACAGAAGTTCTCCACGTGGCTTCAAATTTCACCCAGCAACTGGCTGGAGCGTCAGTAAGTTGAGCTGTGTGACCAGGACTGTGCGTGACAATCTGCGTCAAGCGGAACATTTATTAGTACTCGTCCATGTAGACTGGTCTTACAGGTAAGTTCATACCTCTGCATCAATCTGCTCACTCCCTCACGGCATTCACCTCCACCGTCCTTCTCGACACGACTGGTCATCTGCTCACTCCCTCACGGCATTCACCTCCACCGTCGGTCCATCGTCCTCCTCACCGCGTATATGTAATGTCGGAGCAGAGCAACCAACCAGAGGAGAACATGTCAAGGATGGCCACTGTACTGCTTCTCCTGATCGTGCTGCATTTGCTGGTGGCGTCGGCGGCTCAGCGGCAGCTGCCCGTGGCGCGGCCAGGGTGCCGCGACAGGTGCGGCAACATCACTGTCCCCTACCCCTTCGGCATCGGCGCCGGCTGCTACCGCGACAGCCAAGACGGCTTCCAGCTCGAGTGCGACGACGACTCCGGCCGCTCTCCTCCTCGGCTCACCGTCGTCCATTACAACCACCGCCTGGGGGACCTCTCGCTCGCGGCCGGCGAGGCTCGCGCCTACCTCAAAGCGAGGAGGGAGTGCTACTACTCCAATGGCAGCCTCGCCTATCGGAACACGAACCACATGTCCCTCCAAGGCGCCCCCTACCTCTTGTCGTCCACCAAGAACCGCCTGGTCGCGCTCGGCTGCCCCACCCTTGGCTTCTTCGTCGACGGCCATGGTTCCTACGTCAGCGGCTGTACGTCCTTGTGCCAGCCGTCGGGGAACACCATGCCGGGCTCGTGCACCGGCCTCAGGTGCTGCCAGAGCGCGATACCCGCTGGCATCAACTTCTTCCGGCTTGTCCTGCTCAGCTTCCAGCGAACGGCAGGGACGCCCCGGGGGCAGGATGACACAAACTCCTTTACCAACAGCTCCACGGCGTGCCGCTACGTGTTCCTCGTCGAGGCGGACTGGTTCAGCTACACAGACAGCGTCTTCCTCAACCGCACCGACGAATTCATCGTCCCCCTCGTGCTCGACTGGGCCATCCGGAACGTCGACAACTGCAGCGCCGCTAGCCAAAACACGACGGACTTCGCCTGCCGAGGCGCTCATAGCGAGTGCTTCAATGTCACCAATGGCATCGGGTACCGGTGCAACTGCTCCCAGGGCTACCAAGGCAACCCGTACCTCGACGACGGATGCATAGGTGCACATTCCGATTCATTATACATTTTCACACAACATCAGCAAATAATAATAGTACTACCGAAGTACTGAACTGTCGTGTTCTGCTAGTAGATTTGTGATTTGCCTGATCAAATGTTGAAATTGCTTTGCAAACTCAAGACATCGACGAGTGCCAACTGAAAGACGAATACCCGTGCTACGGGGTCTGCACAAACACAATAGGGAACTACACATGCCAATGCCCTCCGGGTACTAGTGGAGATGCCACCAGGAGGGATGGCTGCCAGCCAGTGGACAAGTTCACCTTAGCTCCGAAAGTCGTTACAGGTAATTTCTTAAAAACAAGTTCACCTTAGCTTTGCAAACTAAGGACATCGATCGATGGATGCAACATATTCCATTTATCTAGTTCACCTTAGCTTTGCAAACTGAAGTTCTTTTTTATGGATGATGCTTCGTCTTGGATATCTAAACTAATGATGCAGTATGCACTGTATCATGTTTAGGAGTCAGCGTCGGGGTGTTCTTGTCGGTGTTCATGTGCTTCTGGCTCTACCTGGGGCTGCAGAAGCGAAAGCTCATCAAGGCAAAGCAGAGCTTCTTTGAGCACAACGGAGGCGTCATCCTGCAGCAGCAGATGCGTTCCTACAGCGGCACCgccggaggtggtggtggcgggttcAAGATATTCTCCGAGGAAGAGCTCGAGAAGGCGACCAACAACTTCGCTGCCGATCAGATCCTCGGGCGGGGCGGCCATGGCATCGTGTACAAGGGCGTCCTCGAGGACAAGACGGTGGTGGCCATCAAGAAGTCCAAAGTGATGGAGGCGACCGAGACCAAGGAGTTTGCGAGAGAGATGCTCATCCTCTCGCAGATCAACCACCGGAACGTCGTCAAGCTGCACGGCTGCTGCCTCGAGGTGGAGGTGCCAATGCTGGTGTATGAGTACGTTTCCAATGGCACCCTCTACCACTACATCCATGGTGGTGAGGGCCTCGACAATAACAAGGCACTCGATACCCGCCTTCGGATAGCGGCGGAGTCTGCGGAGGCGTTGTCGTATATGCACTCGTCAGCCTCGCCCCCGATCCTCCACAGTGATGTCAAGACGGCGAACATCCTGCTTGACGAAAACCTCACTGCCAAAGTCACGGATTTTGGGGCGTCGAAGCTGGCACCAAACGACGAGGTTGAGATTGCGACATTGGTGCAGGGAACTTACGGGTACCTGGACCCGGAGTACCTCATGACATGCCAGCTGACGGACAAGAGCGACGTGTACAGTTTTGGCGTCGTTCTGCTGGAACTCCTTACAGGGAAGAAGCCGATCCGCTTCGACGGGCCAGAGGAGGGAAGGAGCCTCGTGTCCGGATTCATGACAGCAGCGAAGGTTGGTGGACACTACGAGCTCCTTGACAGCCAGGTGAGAAATGAGATGGGGCCTGAGGCATTGGAAGAAATCACGCACCTCATGATGCGATGCGTGAGCATGAGCGGCGAGGAGCGGCCGTCGATGAAGGAAGTTGCCGAGAGGTTGGAGGCGTTGAGAAGGTACCAGAGGCACCCATGGGGCCAGGCTGGTGCTGGTGATCCGGAGGAGGGGCAAAGTTTGCTTGGTAGAGAGCAACAACGTGATGTGAGTTATAAGTTCAAACCGCATGACGTGCTTGATCTCGAAGAGGGTAGCACATACACTTTTAGCTTGTAGAATTTTTTCCTGCAAGGCCTTTTAGTTTGTAGATTGTTCTCATGTTTGGTGGGACTCCTTTTTAAAGTCTGATACAAATGTGTAAAGTATTTTGGATGTGCCTCCCGAAAAAACTGGATCTCGCTCCAGTGTCACCCATGGGCGACACTGGATACATTTCAAACACGTTTCAATCTATTAATTTCACTCATTATATTTCAGTGTGTGAAACGGCTTATTTGTGAAGTTGCCATCTTCAGTGCGTGCAACTGATATTTTGTgataaatttattttgaaaaagGACATAACTTAGGTTTTACAAATGAGTAGTTCTATTTATTTGAGATGAGTGAAATTATTATTTTAAATTAGTGAAATCAATCATTTAAATTAGTTTCATGAAATGAGTGTAATCGGTCTTTGAAATGAGCAAAATTTTCCAAAATGGTAGACTAGCCAAGACCAACCTACCTATTTCCTCCCGGTTCGATATGCATACCTCTCCTGAACTCCATCACCAGTCCACCATACACCGAACTCCATTGCCTCGTATGCAGTATGCTAGTATATAGTATCTCGCAACAGAGCGAGCAACCAGAGAAGAGCATGTCGAGAACGGCGACCGTCGTACTGCTGCTGGTCGTGCTGCACTTGCTGGTGGTCGCGGTAGCGGCAGCCGTCGCCCATGGCGCTGCCGGGGTGCCCCGACAGCTGCGGTAACATCAGCGTCCCCTACCCCTTCGGCATCGGCGTAGGCTGCTACCGCGACCCGGGGGGCTTCCAGCTCGAGTGCGACGAATCCGATTCGGGCCTCTCCCCTCCGCGCCTCACCATCTACGGCTTCAGCAAGCGCCTAGCGTGACGGAGGGAGAAGAAGCTATAGGATTCAACACACTTTGATTAGCTCTGCGGCTGaggatatatacatacatatatatatattcctacaagcagtggtagttaccaccacttgcgttttgtatgttgtatgtaatatctgtcgaaaccgagagtatgtacgtgtagtatgtagtatataataatgattaggtagtatatatacaaatttttaggtagtatgtaccattttttgagtatgctcttttttacgtacaaatatgtacgtatttcacaaatataacaaaaactatgggctcatatgcaattgtttcatgtaacttgttttgaaatatcttagatataatatataaacatatttaaaataataaaatagtatatatagtaccacatgctagtatatgagacatgtggggtaactaccaccgggtggtaggatggatttttcctatatatatatatatatatatatatatatatatatatatatatatatatatatatatatatatgtaggaaAATGGGTTGGTACTCCTAGGAGTACATACACTTGAGAGTATATACAGCCGGTGGCTTTACATGCGCTGGGAATTACATCCATAATTAACGGTTCGCTATAtctatattatatattttttgatAGAAGGGTATATGTAAGTCTAAAGCAATAAAAATGTGCATGGAGGTATATGTTACATTCGCAATTTTTAGGAGTATATACTCGCTTTTTTAAAACTTATAATCTGCATTTATATAATGAGTATATACTGCATTATTTCATTGAATATATACAGAATTTTGAAGGACTATATACTGGATTTTATTGGAAGGACATCAGGATTTTTTTTCGAACGAGGACGGAGTGAGTTTTCTTAAGGAGTATATACTGAAATTTATAAGTACATACTGATTTTTCTTAGGGTGGTATATACAGATTAAAAAAATTGAAGTAGCATGTACtactcttttttgttttattttgaccATAACTACTCTTTTTTGTGGAAGTATATACTTTATTTTCTATCAGAGAGCATATTCCACATTATTTCTATAGAAATATAATACCACATTATTTATGAGGACCGATACTACTAAATTATTACGAGGAAGTATGTACTTCATTTTCACAAGAGAGTACATACTACATTATCCATGAAGAAGTACATACCTTATTCTCCCCCGCAAAAAAAGTATATACCTTATTCTGAACGTTTGGAGTAGTATATACCCCTCACAAAATATACCCTTTTTCATATAAAAAATATTAACTTGGGAAAAGATTATAGCTAAGAAATATACACGCCGAAGAATATAGTGTGTATCTCCCTAGCATATAATTGTAACGAAAAGCATGTAGCAGTGCATAAATTAATAGAAATAAATGAATCACAGGATCAGTAACGGGAGTATGTACGCAGTACATATTTATTTATCATACAACTTTATTTACCAGAGTATGTACGCGGCCGTCAGGTATTTATCCCATACGCAGTACATACTTATTTAACAGAGTATGTACGCGGCGGCCAGGTAGACATGGGTAAAAACTACACATCCCAGATCTCTATTTTTGTGCAACAAATTTCCAAACAGAACCTTATCAATGCAACGGGATTTACTAGCTGATTATTAATTAGTATTTAATTTAATTATACAATGGCTGAACGGTGTGCAATCTGCGACCTAATAGCACGTGACGTATGCTTTGAGGCTGGGAGTATGTACTCATAGGAGTACTAACCAATTTTCCTGTGATATTTGGCACATGTGTGCCATATAAGCAAAACTGCCACACCTCTACTTCTTTTACTTCAAAGTACCACAcgatcccccttccttcgaccCCATCTTCTTCCGAGTGACCCTGCAGGCTCGTCTAAGAAATCTGCTTCTCCCGCACATCTCGCGCGCTCACCCTCGAGAAAACTATCACTTTTTCACGTCTATCACATGATAAAAAAAATTGCGCAAGTGGGATTTGAACCCacacctccttggcaccaaagcACGCCACCACAACCAACTCACTCTTAGGTATTTGTTGCTCAAACTAAAGAAACTAATCGTTTTGATCCTTTTTTTTACAGTTGTGTTACTACAAAAAAGTACAGGAAATTACCATGATTTTTCCTCAAGACAAAGTTACCATGGTATTCGCATGCAATTTATCAGGCCTGTGTTGCGTCAGttaccgtgctatttacatagAACTTACCAGGTACTATGTTTCAACAACACCCCTTTCAAAGTTATCACTGTGTTTTGTACACAAGTTATAAGGTCTTCGATGTGTAAAATACCGTGgtacttacacataagttatcagggtATGTGTACATGAACCTCGTCcctggtcaaagttaccatgggggATTGTACATGAGTTACCGAGTCTACAGTTCATATATTATCATGGTACTTACACCTAAAAATCTGGGTGTGTTCCGGTAACTTTTTTCATAGGtcaaaaattaccatgatgtttttgCGTAACTTATCACGCCTATAGTAGGTCAAAGTGGGCCATTTTTTGGGCCAACCCACGAGCACGTGTGCCTCTCATGACACCAAACATTATGTGATTTTTCCGTGGCACATCATGTGTTGTGTTCATCTAAGGCCCTGCGAGGCGAGTGTATGTTTTTAACAACTTGTTTTCCTTTGGTAAAAAGTTACCATCATGTTTATATAATTATATTGTAAGTTATCGGTTATGCggtgcttatattatcatgttattcacACCAAAAATATCGGGgatgttttgaacaactttttccCGGGACAAAAGGTTATCATGGTGATTCTAGGTAACCTATCAAGCCCGCAGTGCTTaaaatatcatgctatttacacaaaatttatcAGGGGTATGTTTCAGCAAAATTTCCCCCCATCGTCAaaaacttatcatggtgtttagttatcgcggtgcatatgttttcatgctatttacacataaaaaTACCAGGGAAGGGAGGTATAGTACCGTGTTATTTACACAGAAGATACCGGAGTATCTTTTAAAAAAAAAAGCTTCCCtacggtcaaagttaccatggtgtttctaCCTCAGTTATCAGATGTGCATTGCGTATATTACCAactatttacacataaattatctGGTATCTTTTCATatttttcttccccaatggttaaaGTTACCACGATGTTTGTATCTAAATTATCAGGTCTATGGCGTGAATGTTGTCGTGCTATTTACAGAAATTACCGAAGGCCGGGGTTCAACAAATTTCTTCCCAATGATCAAAGTTACCACGATGCTTTCATCAAAGTTATCACGCCTTCAATGCTTATGACCATGCTACTTACACATAATGTACCGCGTGGTATACAAAAGTTATCATGTTGGTGGCGCATCATTTATCGTGGTAGTGATGGAGAATTTACCACGGGAAAAGTTTATGTGCCAGGTTTGATAGGTGAAACATAAGTTTTTCAGTGCTAAAATATTAAAGGCAAAACATGTCAAAACAATATTTTCCTTAGCTTGTTCAACAATGAGTGTCATAGGTGAGGTGGTTAGCTCCCTTTGTTGATTACCTGCAGACCAGAGTTCAAATCCCAATTCAAGCATTATTTTTGCCCAAAAATTTGGAAGGCGCGTGAAAAGGAAGGAAATCAGAAGGGCGGGAAAGGAAAGGAGatcaggaggaaaggaaggagatcGTGAGGACATGCGGGAAAGGAATGAGATCGCGAATACGTGCGGGAAAGGAAGGAGATTGCGAGGGCGGGAAAGGAAAGGAGatcaggaggaaaggaaggagatcGTGAGGACATGCGGGAAAGGAATGAGATCGCGAATACGTGCGGGAAAGGAAGGAGATCGCGAGGGCGGCCGGAACGGACGGTGCTGGATGCGTGTGGCAGTTTTGCAATCTGCCACACGGTTGCCACTTACAATTGTCGAtaaatatatatataggaaaatgggtTGGTACTCCTAGGAGTACAAACTCTCAAGTCGTCGATCCACCTCCTATGACTACCCACGGTCGTACGTCGCCTCTACCTATCCATGTTTTAAACCCCTTTTGGCTTTCCAGTAATAAGATAATTATTTGCTACTTGAAATTGGCTGCAACAGAATCCTCTTTTCTAGGATAACAAAGGTCACCGTTGAAACTAATCTGCGTCGATCTATTCTTCTCGCTACATACCTCGGCGACGACGGCGGCTGCGTCTCTCTCTGCCACCATGGATCTATTTCTTGTAGCTTCGTCGCCACCGATGGCGGCCGCGTCTCTCCCACTAGCCATGCTCTGCAGGCATCAGCATGGAAGAAGACCACGCCCCCTTGTCTTCCCAGCAGGTCTCCGAAGTCCAACGCTCTCCACCGGCACTTGTCCCATTAAAATCGGCCAAAATTCATATGTGGTATGTTGCTCACCATTAATCTTCTCGCATATGTAAACACATACATCTCCATGTAGCTAGCTTGAGGTTTATACATGTAAATGAATCTAGCGCTTTGTGTTCTGGTATATGTACGATGGAGGACACTCGAACAACGGCGACGAATGAATCAATCCCCCCGTCGGTGCCAAATACTAATATACATGTGCTCAGGTATGCATGCATCGCCCCTTCTCATGCATGCTTCACGCATGCTTATATTAGATTATATTTAAAATCTTTCTGTCTTGCTTCGTTTCATCATTTTCTTGTTTCAGGGATCAAGTTGGATTGTCatctaattcagatccgaaagaatcATCAACAAGCAATCAGGATCAGCAGATACTTGACAAATGTAGATAGATGTGGCCCACGGCGGAGCGGCCGTCACACAACGCCACGGATGGCGGCAGCTCACGGCATGCACACATAGCGGTAACATGGCTGGCTGCGGCTAAACGGTGATGATGAGAAGCAGATAGACTCCAGACGACGCATGCGCGACGAGTGATCCGACTCGCCCGATCTCAGTTGCAGTGTCGCAGCCCTCCCTCGGGTCTGCTCTCTTCAAATCTGGCACACGCCGTGGAAATATGATGACAGATTGAATAACACATGAATCACCATGGATCTCCTAGCTACCGATGGTGCCCGATTGATCCATGCTCTATGATATACTGTGTGCATGACATAATTTTGGTAGTACGTGCACCTGCAATCGAATCATGTTTCTTATTATGATGATGTATATGCTCCCTGCAAAGAAAATGATGATGTATATATACTCCTTCTGATGCAGTATATACTTTTAATGAACTTAATTTTTATTTCAAATGAATATACTAGTTGTTCTGAGAATGGAGGAATGCATATATGTATACTCGCTCCTTTTGATTCGGTATATACTTCTTCAGAAAGAAACCGCACCACACTCTTCCAAAAATGCAGTATACACTTCTTAAAAATGGTAGTATATACTCCTTGAGTATTTGTTGTTATATACCCCCCAAAAATGGCAGTATATACTCCTTCAATTttgttggtatgactcctttaaaaaATCAGCATATACTACTTATAAAGTTAGTACAGACCTCTTTAGAAAAGAATGCAGTATATGCCTTCCATGTCGTTGGGTACATATCGTCCACCACCCATTTGAAATATATTAAAACACATATGAGGTACTCTATATACTAGTATGTAGATAAAAAAGATCTATATTTTACACGCTTCATTCCTAGTCTAAAGAGGTATAAATGTTATATACTAAGGttcaaaaactaaaataaagggtATATACTACTTGCTATCAAAGTGGCAGCATCTCACTTCCGTAACAGACTTTGCcccgcaaaagaaaaagaaaaagacattCCTTTAGATAAAATGCACCGGTTACCTACAATCTTGGAGGTTGTTTGCGCATGCAACATAATTTGCTAatattttatttaattaattcattgGCTAGGGTGGGAGTACGTACTCCTGAGAGTATAAAAGAGGAGGAAAATTGGtcagtactcctaggagtacataCTCCCGGGTCCGATTCATCTCCTGTGCGACCCACGGCGTCCTATCTGGCCAACAAAAATCTAAACCGGCCGTTAGCCTCCCGATAAGATAATTGTTTATCCCTAAGAAAAAGATAATTATTTAAATTGTTGGAACAGAATCCTTTTTAATAGGATACCAAACGTCATCCTTGGAACTAATCTGCATCGATCTATTATTCTCGACATACCTCGCTGCTATGGTAGGCTGACCTATTTCTTGTAGCTTCGTCGCCGCCGTCGACGGCTCGCGCCATGCATCGGCACGTAACAAGACGACGCCCCGTTTCTGCCCAGCAAGTCTCCGACGTCGAGCGCCCTTCACCGCGCACGCCCCCAGTCAGAGTCAGCCACAACTCACACACGGAGTATGTTGCTTATCAGCGATCTTCTCTCCTGTGTAAACACATCCATGTCCATtaacctcatgcatgcatgcatctgcACTAAGAAAGTTGGAGGTGCTCAGACTAGTGATGGCATCGGTGCGTACAGCCATGGGCAATTGGGCATGCATCACATGGCCGTTGATGGTGAGTCTCGCATGCATGTGTTTTCCAATCGGCATTCGGTATGGCAAGCTACATCTTCTCTTTCATCTAGTATGATCGCATTGCTTGTACATCTCTCATATGAATAAACTTACCGTTTATACGGGCCTGATCTAGATGACAACACACGACTGTTTTTCCAGAGAAAACTACACGCATGAACGGCTCCACAACTATGAAGCAAGAGAACATGAGGACGGATATATTCCAAGGACGCGACACTGTGAACTAGATAGATCGATCCATCATTCAAGATGTGATACCCAGAAAACGCTATACAAATGCTCCCATGATGCACATATACAATTTAAGTCATCAAATTTGAGTGGGCAAATACCGGTATTCAAAATGGATTATACTTTTTTTAAGTTTATACATCTCTGTGGGTAAACTATACTAGCTCTATGAGTAGTATTTATAGTCTATTGCAAAAATGTGGTTCATACTTTGTCACAAAAATTCTGGTGTACACTCCAACGTGAAAAAGTGGTCTATAATTTATTGAAACAGATGTATATACTCCATCAAAAAAAATATTGTATATGCCCCCATCATCAGAAACTGGTATATGTATATGCTTCATATACTTAAGTGAAACGTGGCCTATACTTCATAAAAAAAGGGGGTATATACTCTCGTCTCAAACAAATTGCGGCATATACTTCACTGAAAAAATGTGGCATATACTTCATAAAAAAAGGTTATATACTCTATGGCAAAAAATGCGTCACGCAACAGTATGGTATATACTACCTTACGAAAGTAGTATATATATGACCTATAAAATTAAATGCATGTAAGCTCACAGAATTAGCAGATATACCTCACGTGTGTGTACTAATTCCCTTGAAAGTATATACTTGTACACACTACATGGAGCATGCGTCATGTGGTCTAAAATAGTTTAAAATAGGTGCGATGCAGTGGACTAAAAGATTACCTAATTTCTAGGATTAACCACCTACACGCCACACTTTTGGTTAAGTTGTTACATGCTTCGTTTTTTCTCCTGCGTATTAGTTTGTTAGTGGGTTTATCCAAGTCAAAGGATCCATTAAGGGGTGGGAGTATGTACTCCCGGGAGTACGGAagaggagtatatatatatatatatatatatatatatatatatatatatatatatatatatatatagggaaaatccatcctaccacccggtggtagttaccccacatatctcatatactaccatgcggtattatatatatatactattttattattttaaatatgttcattcactatatctaagatatttcaaaaaaTTATATATGAGTCCataatttttgttatatttgtgaaatacgtacatattagtacgtaaaaaagagcatactcaaaatatgatacatactacctgaaaattagtatatatactacctaaacattgttatatactacatactacacgtacatactctcggtttcgacagatactacatacaacatacaaaacgcaagtggtggtaactaccactgcttgtaggaaacatttgtcctatatatatatatatataggactcctctTCGGTACTCCCGGGAGTACATACTCCCACCCCTTAACGGATCCTTTGACTTGGATAAACCCACTAACAAACTAATACGCAGGAGAAAAAATGAAGCATGTAACAACTTAACCAAAAGTGTGGCGTGTAGGTGGTT
This window contains:
- the LOC123131281 gene encoding wall-associated receptor kinase 5-like; translated protein: MATVLLLLIVLHLLVASAAQRQLPVARPGCRDRCGNITVPYPFGIGAGCYRDSQDGFQLECDDDSGRSPPRLTVVHYNHRLGDLSLAAGEARAYLKARRECYYSNGSLAYRNTNHMSLQGAPYLLSSTKNRLVALGCPTLGFFVDGHGSYVSGCTSLCQPSGNTMPGSCTGLRCCQSAIPAGINFFRLVLLSFQRTAGTPRGQDDTNSFTNSSTACRYVFLVEADWFSYTDSVFLNRTDEFIVPLVLDWAIRNVDNCSAASQNTTDFACRGAHSECFNVTNGIGYRCNCSQGYQGNPYLDDGCIDIDECQLKDEYPCYGVCTNTIGNYTCQCPPGTSGDATRRDGCQPVDKFTLAPKVVTGVSVGVFLSVFMCFWLYLGLQKRKLIKAKQSFFEHNGGVILQQQMRSYSGTAGGGGGGFKIFSEEELEKATNNFAADQILGRGGHGIVYKGVLEDKTVVAIKKSKVMEATETKEFAREMLILSQINHRNVVKLHGCCLEVEVPMLVYEYVSNGTLYHYIHGGEGLDNNKALDTRLRIAAESAEALSYMHSSASPPILHSDVKTANILLDENLTAKVTDFGASKLAPNDEVEIATLVQGTYGYLDPEYLMTCQLTDKSDVYSFGVVLLELLTGKKPIRFDGPEEGRSLVSGFMTAAKVGGHYELLDSQVRNEMGPEALEEITHLMMRCVSMSGEERPSMKEVAERLEALRRYQRHPWGQAGAGDPEEGQSLLGREQQRDVSYKFKPHDVLDLEEGSTYTFSL